atgacagtgcatggcctgtatatttacaactgccttgtcttTGTTATAGAGAATCTGAGTAAATTTTGCTTCTTTCGAGGTGGATCAAAAGTAAAGTAACTATACATATACCACACTGCACAacaattttattactgtttcatctACTTAatgttaattatctgtttgattatttaGTTTTCATGCACTGAAAaatgtagttcatttatcttgtaattgatctattaggaaacttcttgttgttatttacatttgcACAAATATGTATTGCATCCATATTGGATTGTTATAttgtaattaataacatttgtcatgTCAAAGTTTAtactattattttgttattattattatgtaaacacTGATAACACCAATTTCATGTAAATATGCTCGACGGTGGAATGAAACACTTATATTTGTATTTGTGTTTGTAGATGTTTCAAAAATAATAATGTGTGATTTTCATTATATTGCAGACAAACCGAAGATTTTTATAAAGACATTAAATAAATGATAAACGAATTTGACACAAGCCATTATTCAAAAGATAATGTTTATGAAATAGCCACCACAAACAAACATGAAAGTTTTAGGAAAAATTAAAGACGAAAAGTGTGGAAAACTTATGTTAGAAAATGTTAGTTTATGATTGGAAATATATGCTTATGGAGTAGAAGACCGagaatatagaaaaatcaaaaggaattttaaaaaatctgttgtaagaaatgaaatacctTTCAATGCTTATAATAATTGTttagtaacaaaaaaataaaaaaaagagtagtATTGTATCTTTTAAACAAGAATTACAAACGATTAAATATAGTAAATTTGTTTTATGTACGTCGAAGATAAACAGATTGTTTTAGAAGATCGAATTAACACTTTACTGTATGAAGGAATGAATGACTGGAAATAGCCTGTGTTGTCCCATAGAAGGCAAAGGCCTTCTACGAGTAGGGGTAACTGTTTTTGAAGACTCACACGGTGATCTGGTCTGTGTAAAAAGGTACCACACTTAATGGACACTACACATTCaattacttttgatcacttagttgtAGTTCTAGTCCTTTCCCCTCCTTTCTGTTACTGGCTATGCTGGTCCACTGTCTTCCTGATTGTTTTCAGAATAAGTCTGATCACTTGGGTGTTGGTCTCCCTGGGAGTCTCTTGCCGATGTAGGGTTCCTACGTGATAGCTCATGCCATCCAGCTGTTGTCTTGCAGCCTCGCCACGTGGTCGCCCCAATTCCATTTGGTCTTCAAAGCCTGTTGTGCTATGGTTATTGTTGCTGACATCTTGTGTATCAAGGTGTTCGATATTCTGTCTTTCAGAGAGATGCCAACGATATTCCTCTGCATTTTCCTTTGGCATACCTATAGGGTGTTTCTCTCTACGGCTTTGAGAGCCCATGTCTGACATCCATAAAATGTCACTGGAAAAACACAGCTTTTGAATGTCTCCATTCTGAGCCTCCTGTTCAGGGTTCTGTCTAGCATATGGAATTTAAGGCCCTGGAAGCTTTCCAAGCTAAGGAAACTCttggttttatttctttttccatttggttgttaaaagaaattatttggcCTAGTTATATGTATTGTGTTGCATACATTAGTTCCATTCCTTCAAGATATATTGGGGTTTCTAATCCATTTGTCATTAATTGCATTTTAGATTTGTTCATAGTCAGTCCTGCCATCTTACTTTGTGTCTTAAGCTCCTGAAGCATTGATTGCAGTTCCCTTGCTGTTTTGGCGAAGAAGACTATGTTGTCAGTGAACCTCAAACTTGTTAGTGTTTCTTATTCCATTTTAGTTTCCTGAATATGTCCTCTAGTATGCAGGTAAatagttttggggagatgggataGCATCTGTaactcctctttttatgcagatagGTTGGCCCGTCTTTTCGGCTTTAATTCTAGTGAAGCTgtggttttgaatgttttttaGTAATTGGATGTATTTTGCTTACACTCCTTGACTTCTTAGTgcttgaagtgtgtttggatgttcGATGGTGTCGAATgctttgctgtaatcaacaaaagcAAGGTATATTTTCAGGTGATGATCTTTCAGTTTTTCTATTATCTGATTAATGGTTTGAATGTGGTCTACTGTGCTAAATCCAATTCCGAATCCTGCTTGTTCTGAGCGTTGCTTCTTGACTAGTGTTTTTGTTAATCGCCTTCTTAGTATTTTCGTTAACAGTTTATATAGGATAGACATGAGGATTATGGATCTATAATTGTTCATGTTACCTTTCGTATCTTTCTGTGCAAAAGAGCAGTCCTACTTGTTTTCCACTGACCGGGTTTGGTTTGTATGATTTTGTTGAACTCTTCTGTGACGATTGGTATTAGGAGATCTTGAGCTCCTTTTAAGAGCTCATTATATATGTTGTCTTCTCCAGGTGACTTTCCATTTTTCAGTTCAGTGATGGTTGTTCTAACCTCGCTGTGTATGATAGAGGGTATGGTTTCATTCGTGTTTGGATCTGGTCCTACAGGGTTGCAGTCTGTTGCTTTGTTTGGCATGATAACTTGTGTATATTGCTTTGTAGAATTCAGTTGCTGATTTGATTATATTCTATATAGTGTTTAGATGTTCTCCACTTGATTCTTCATTCCTAGTATACATTGTTTCCCACCCTGGGCGGTTATCCTCGTTTTTCTAAATGAATTGTTTCTTACTACTATTCGTCTCGTTGATACTGGTCGGTGCTTAC
This region of Schistocerca gregaria isolate iqSchGreg1 chromosome 7, iqSchGreg1.2, whole genome shotgun sequence genomic DNA includes:
- the LOC126281714 gene encoding uncharacterized protein LOC126281714, which produces MRKYIRKHRPVSTRRIVVRNNSFRKTRITAQGGKQCILGMKNQQLNSTKQYTQVIMPNKATDCNPVGPDPNTNETIPSIIHSEVRTTITELKNGKSPGEDNIYNELLKGAQDLLIPIVTEEFNKIIQTKPGQWKTSRTALLHRKIRKVT